One Deefgea tanakiae genomic region harbors:
- a CDS encoding phosphoglycolate phosphatase — translation MPITACAFDLDGTLVDSIHDLARAANLARADLGLAELSSDRVASFVGDGAASLVARVLADSNSAEYTGTAMQVEGMDRFNEHYRAGLSIATQFYPKVQETLHMLHERGMPLAIVTNKPERFTIPLLRELGVFEHFDVIVAGDSLPKKKPAPEPLQFAALQLKVELADMLMVGDSENDILAARAAGCPVIAVSYGYGSNIESLGADAVIHRFDELRDYLDLN, via the coding sequence ATGCCGATCACCGCCTGCGCATTTGATTTAGACGGCACCCTTGTCGATTCAATTCACGATCTGGCCAGAGCTGCCAACTTAGCACGCGCTGATTTGGGCTTGGCCGAACTCAGTAGCGATCGCGTAGCCAGTTTTGTTGGTGACGGTGCTGCCAGCTTGGTGGCAAGGGTATTGGCTGATAGCAACAGTGCAGAATATACTGGCACAGCCATGCAGGTAGAGGGCATGGACCGCTTTAACGAGCACTATCGTGCTGGGCTGTCTATCGCTACGCAGTTTTACCCCAAAGTGCAAGAAACCCTGCATATGCTGCATGAGCGCGGCATGCCGCTCGCGATTGTGACCAATAAGCCAGAACGTTTCACCATACCATTGCTGCGCGAATTGGGTGTATTTGAACACTTTGATGTGATTGTTGCTGGCGACAGCCTACCCAAAAAGAAACCTGCACCGGAGCCGCTACAATTTGCCGCCTTGCAACTGAAAGTCGAGCTAGCCGATATGCTGATGGTGGGCGACTCAGAAAACGACATCCTTGCAGCGCGCGCAGCGGGGTGTCCGGTGATTGCAGTGAGTTATGGCTACGGCAGCAATATCGAATCACTGGGCGCAGATGCGGTAATTCATCGCTTTGACGAATTACGCGATTATTTAGACCTAAACTAA
- the trpE gene encoding anthranilate synthase component I: MISRFEFDALASQGYNRIPLIQELFADLDTPLSVYLKLANRPYSYLLESVVGGERFGRYSFIGLPARTRIKVCGNKTELIHNDHVIETYDGNPLDFIENYQARFKAPPTNGLPRFMGGLVGYFGYETIRYIERKLASCEKPDPIGAPDIQLLLSEEIVVVDNLSGKLFLVVYADPNNEMAFDKAEARIHDLRMKLREPANIPLSLATEQQSTPISEFGEEAFKSAVLIAKDYIKDGDVMQVVLAQRMSTPFAASAMSLYRSLRSINPSPYMFYYDFGDMQIVGASPEILVRLEDDTVTVRPIAGTRTRGKDRAEDLALEQELLADEKEIAEHVMLIDLGRNDAGRVAQTGSVKLVDKMIVERYSHVMHIVSSVEAKLKPKLSAIDVLKATFPAGTVSGAPKVRAMEIIDELEPTKRGVYSGAVGYLGFNGDMDVAIALRTAVVKNETLYMQAGAGIVADSVPQSEWQETLNKARAVLRAAELAEQGLDA; this comes from the coding sequence ATGATTTCCCGCTTTGAATTTGATGCCTTGGCCAGCCAAGGTTACAACCGCATCCCACTGATCCAAGAATTATTCGCAGATCTAGATACCCCGCTTTCGGTTTACCTCAAGCTCGCCAACCGCCCCTATTCTTATTTGCTTGAATCTGTGGTCGGTGGCGAACGCTTCGGACGCTATTCATTTATTGGCTTGCCAGCACGCACCCGCATAAAAGTCTGCGGCAACAAAACCGAGCTGATACACAATGATCACGTCATCGAAACATACGATGGCAACCCGCTCGATTTTATTGAAAACTATCAAGCCCGCTTTAAAGCGCCACCGACTAATGGCCTGCCGCGCTTTATGGGTGGATTGGTCGGCTACTTTGGCTATGAAACAATACGTTATATCGAGCGCAAACTCGCTAGCTGCGAAAAGCCAGATCCAATTGGTGCGCCCGACATTCAATTGCTGCTCTCCGAAGAAATCGTTGTCGTCGACAATCTCAGCGGTAAATTATTCTTGGTCGTGTATGCCGACCCAAATAACGAAATGGCGTTTGATAAAGCCGAAGCGCGCATCCATGACTTGCGTATGAAATTACGCGAGCCAGCCAATATTCCTTTGTCACTGGCGACGGAACAACAAAGCACCCCAATTTCTGAATTTGGCGAAGAAGCTTTTAAATCCGCCGTACTGATCGCAAAAGACTACATCAAAGACGGCGACGTGATGCAAGTGGTGTTAGCGCAACGCATGAGCACGCCATTTGCTGCATCGGCGATGTCGCTGTACCGCTCACTACGCAGCATCAACCCATCGCCGTATATGTTTTATTACGACTTTGGCGACATGCAAATCGTTGGCGCTTCACCCGAAATCTTGGTTCGCCTAGAAGACGACACCGTGACAGTACGCCCGATCGCCGGAACACGCACACGCGGTAAAGACCGCGCTGAAGATCTGGCACTTGAACAAGAATTACTCGCCGACGAAAAAGAAATCGCCGAACACGTGATGCTAATCGACCTAGGCCGCAACGATGCTGGCCGTGTAGCGCAAACGGGCTCGGTTAAACTCGTCGACAAAATGATCGTTGAGCGCTACTCGCATGTGATGCACATCGTCTCAAGCGTGGAAGCCAAGCTCAAACCGAAACTAAGCGCAATTGACGTCTTGAAAGCCACCTTTCCTGCGGGTACCGTTTCTGGTGCACCGAAAGTGCGTGCGATGGAAATCATCGACGAATTAGAGCCAACTAAACGGGGCGTTTATTCTGGCGCAGTGGGTTACCTCGGTTTTAACGGCGATATGGACGTGGCCATCGCGCTGCGTACCGCCGTCGTCAAAAACGAAACACTGTATATGCAAGCTGGTGCTGGCATTGTCGCCGACTCAGTACCACAAAGTGAATGGCAAGAAACCCTCAATAAAGCGCGCGCTGTTTTACGCGCAGCAGAACTTGCTGAACAAGGGCTAGACGCTTAA
- a CDS encoding anthranilate synthase component II has product MLLMIDNYDSFTYNLVQYFGELGQDVQVHRNDEITIEEITALNPKYLVISPGPCSPAEAGISIAAIKHFAGKLPIMGVCLGHQAIGEAFGGVVLHAKTLMHGKVSPVIHNDIGMFKDIPSPVTVTRYHSLAIERETLPECLEVTAWTADGEIMGVRHKTLPIEGVQFHPESILTEHGHKMLDNFLKEWA; this is encoded by the coding sequence ATGCTACTGATGATCGATAACTACGATAGTTTTACTTACAACCTCGTGCAATACTTTGGCGAACTCGGCCAAGACGTACAAGTGCACCGCAACGATGAAATCACCATCGAAGAAATTACGGCACTCAATCCCAAATATTTAGTGATTTCTCCCGGCCCTTGCTCGCCTGCTGAGGCGGGAATTTCAATTGCTGCGATTAAACATTTCGCTGGTAAATTGCCCATCATGGGCGTTTGCTTGGGTCACCAAGCGATTGGTGAGGCTTTTGGCGGCGTCGTACTACACGCCAAAACGCTGATGCATGGCAAGGTATCGCCAGTTATTCATAACGATATCGGCATGTTCAAAGACATACCCTCACCCGTTACAGTAACGCGGTATCACTCATTGGCAATTGAGCGTGAAACACTCCCAGAGTGTCTTGAAGTCACAGCTTGGACTGCCGATGGTGAAATCATGGGCGTACGCCACAAAACACTGCCAATTGAAGGCGTGCAATTTCACCCTGAATCGATCCTGACCGAACACGGGCATAAAATGCTCGATAACTTCCTCAAAGAATGGGCGTAA
- the trpD gene encoding anthranilate phosphoribosyltransferase, translating to MITVQAALNRLIDNNELFYDEMLYLMRQIMSGEMTQAQIAALLIGLRTKVETVSEIAAAATVMREFSTKVAVQDRRHLVDTCGTGGDGAHTFNISTCASFVAAAAGAKVAKHGGRSVSSSSGSADVLEAFGVNLNLTAEQVGQCIDEVGLGFMFAPNHHSAMKYVAPVRKELGVRTIFNILGPLTNPAGADNQVMGVFHPDLVGIQARVLKQLGSKHILIVHGKDGMDEISISTPTMIAELKDGEIIEYEINPQDFGFELADIKSLHASNAAESKAIIEGILNGATGPCRDIVLLNAGAAIYAANLAVTLEDGINAAHEVIASGTAKAKLDALIAFTRKLSQV from the coding sequence ATGATTACTGTACAAGCCGCCCTGAATCGCCTGATCGACAACAACGAACTGTTTTACGATGAAATGCTGTATTTAATGCGGCAAATTATGTCCGGCGAAATGACGCAAGCACAAATCGCCGCGCTATTGATTGGCCTACGCACCAAGGTCGAAACCGTCTCTGAAATCGCCGCCGCTGCCACGGTAATGCGCGAGTTTTCAACCAAGGTAGCCGTGCAAGATCGTCGCCACTTGGTCGACACTTGCGGCACCGGTGGCGATGGCGCACATACGTTTAATATTTCGACCTGCGCCTCATTTGTCGCTGCAGCGGCTGGCGCCAAAGTCGCCAAACACGGCGGTCGTTCAGTGTCTTCAAGTTCAGGTTCGGCAGACGTGCTGGAAGCGTTTGGCGTCAATCTTAATTTAACTGCAGAGCAAGTCGGCCAGTGCATCGATGAAGTCGGCTTGGGCTTTATGTTCGCACCAAATCACCACAGCGCAATGAAATACGTTGCACCAGTGCGTAAAGAATTGGGCGTACGAACAATTTTCAACATTCTTGGGCCTCTAACCAATCCTGCTGGTGCGGACAATCAAGTTATGGGCGTATTTCACCCTGACCTAGTAGGTATTCAAGCGCGAGTATTAAAGCAATTAGGCTCTAAGCATATACTGATCGTACACGGCAAAGATGGCATGGATGAGATCTCAATCAGCACGCCAACGATGATCGCCGAACTCAAAGATGGCGAAATTATTGAATACGAAATCAACCCGCAAGACTTCGGCTTTGAATTGGCCGACATTAAGTCGTTGCACGCCAGTAACGCAGCCGAATCCAAAGCCATCATCGAAGGCATCCTGAATGGCGCAACGGGCCCTTGCCGCGACATAGTGCTATTGAATGCAGGAGCAGCGATTTATGCTGCTAATTTAGCGGTCACGCTGGAAGATGGCATTAACGCGGCACATGAAGTGATTGCGAGTGGGACGGCGAAGGCCAAGTTGGATGCACTGATTGCATTCACTCGTAAACTGAGCCAAGTGTAA
- a CDS encoding PIN domain-containing protein: protein MNKLFFVDFENLQNLSYEEIDPNNDMVVIFVGHSQTKINLDIVKKTQRLGKAVEWIQMGGNGRNALDFHIAYYLGYFIATKENTSVQCKIYIASGDNDYDVLIKHIISQGHHCERVKNIPPLISQSDNTTDIQAQITENITSATLEVRNDPAPAPAPAPAPAPAPAPAPKKLSNTEILEHLISNLGKVEKLKRPRTETTLVNHINAQYLKKKSDLNPTAIFNLLKQNKKISVNQKRISYLF from the coding sequence ATGAACAAATTATTTTTTGTTGATTTCGAAAATCTACAGAATTTATCTTATGAAGAAATTGACCCAAATAATGACATGGTTGTTATTTTTGTGGGCCACTCACAAACCAAGATAAATTTAGACATCGTAAAAAAAACTCAAAGACTAGGTAAGGCCGTTGAGTGGATTCAAATGGGGGGAAATGGCCGCAACGCTCTTGATTTCCACATTGCTTATTATCTTGGTTATTTTATTGCAACAAAAGAAAACACCTCAGTTCAATGTAAAATTTACATTGCCTCTGGCGATAATGATTATGACGTTCTTATAAAACACATAATAAGCCAAGGACATCACTGCGAAAGAGTTAAAAACATTCCTCCTCTTATTAGCCAGAGCGATAATACGACAGATATTCAAGCTCAAATAACAGAAAATATCACTTCAGCGACATTAGAAGTTCGTAACGACCCTGCACCTGCACCTGCACCTGCACCTGCACCTGCACCTGCACCTGCACCTGCACCCAAAAAATTATCAAACACAGAGATACTAGAACATTTAATTTCAAACTTAGGTAAAGTCGAAAAACTAAAACGCCCAAGAACTGAAACTACTTTAGTAAATCACATCAATGCTCAATACCTTAAGAAAAAATCTGATCTAAATCCAACGGCAATTTTTAACCTGCTAAAGCAAAATAAAAAAATCTCCGTAAATCAAAAACGAATTTCATATTTATTTTAA
- the trpC gene encoding indole-3-glycerol phosphate synthase TrpC: MSDILKKIWATKFEEVAAAKKLIPLTEIRAQAESNKDHRDFVASIRAKHAAGKAGVIAEIKKASPSKGVMRDPFVPAEIAADYEANGAACLSVLTDVQYFQGHADYLKAARAACNIPALRKDFMVDEYQFYEARAWGADCILLIAAELDLAQMRDFEALAHQLGMAVLVEVHNGEELDAALQLTTPLVGVNNRNLRTFEVSLQTTIDLLPRIIDAGGNRIAVCESGIHAPSDVQLMHDHNVHTYLVGEAFMRQTSPGRGLSELFDPIYK, from the coding sequence ATGTCCGACATTCTAAAAAAAATCTGGGCGACGAAGTTTGAAGAAGTCGCTGCTGCTAAAAAACTCATTCCGCTCACCGAGATCCGCGCACAGGCGGAATCAAACAAAGACCATCGTGACTTCGTTGCATCGATTCGCGCGAAACATGCGGCGGGTAAAGCGGGTGTGATTGCCGAAATCAAAAAGGCCAGCCCCAGCAAGGGCGTAATGCGTGATCCGTTTGTTCCGGCAGAAATTGCTGCTGATTACGAAGCGAATGGGGCGGCTTGCTTGTCAGTGTTAACTGACGTGCAGTATTTCCAAGGCCATGCAGATTATCTTAAAGCAGCGCGTGCAGCGTGCAACATTCCGGCGCTGCGCAAAGACTTTATGGTGGATGAATATCAGTTTTATGAAGCGCGCGCTTGGGGCGCGGATTGCATTTTACTGATCGCCGCCGAGCTCGATTTGGCGCAAATGCGTGACTTTGAAGCGTTAGCACATCAATTGGGTATGGCCGTCTTGGTCGAAGTGCATAACGGTGAAGAGCTTGATGCTGCGTTGCAATTGACGACGCCGCTCGTTGGTGTCAATAACCGCAACTTGCGCACGTTTGAAGTGAGCTTGCAAACCACCATCGACTTGCTGCCACGCATTATTGACGCTGGTGGCAATCGAATTGCAGTCTGCGAAAGCGGGATTCACGCGCCGAGTGATGTGCAATTAATGCACGATCACAATGTGCATACCTACTTGGTCGGCGAAGCGTTTATGCGCCAAACCTCGCCGGGGCGAGGTTTGAGTGAGCTATTTGATCCGATTTACAAATAA
- a CDS encoding alkene reductase yields the protein MLFDPLQHPRLALQNRIVMAPLTRSRAIDNIPNQIMADYYGQRAGAGLIITEGTSPSADGLGYARIPGLFNAKHVAGWQLSTAAAHRGGAKIFVQLMHCGRVTGEANLPVGARAVGPTDKVLEGEIYTDVAGMQPHALPHALAEAEIPALIAEYVNAAKLAIEAGFDGIELHAANGYLLEQFLNANVNTREDGYGGGAAARNRIVLEVAQACVAAIGADKVGIRVSPYGVFNGTAEFAGIVGQYVELAQGLSEIGLVYIHLVDHSAMGAPEMPSTFKSQLRAAFKGLFIASGGFEAGSAEAALVAGQADLVAFGRAFISNPDLPKRMQQGLPLTEPDANTFYTPGPVGYSDYPVAA from the coding sequence ATGTTGTTTGATCCTCTGCAGCACCCCCGTTTGGCCTTGCAAAATCGTATCGTGATGGCGCCGTTAACGCGCAGTCGGGCGATCGATAATATCCCTAACCAAATCATGGCTGATTACTATGGGCAGCGCGCAGGTGCAGGTTTAATTATTACCGAGGGCACATCGCCTTCGGCTGATGGCCTAGGTTACGCCCGTATTCCAGGTCTATTCAATGCTAAGCATGTTGCAGGCTGGCAGCTCAGTACGGCTGCCGCGCATCGTGGTGGCGCTAAAATATTTGTTCAACTGATGCATTGCGGCAGGGTAACGGGCGAGGCGAATTTGCCAGTAGGGGCGCGAGCAGTTGGGCCTACTGACAAAGTACTTGAAGGCGAAATTTACACTGATGTTGCAGGGATGCAGCCGCACGCGCTACCACACGCCTTGGCCGAAGCTGAAATCCCTGCCTTGATTGCTGAGTATGTCAATGCGGCAAAGTTGGCGATTGAGGCTGGATTTGATGGGATTGAGTTGCACGCTGCAAATGGCTATTTGCTCGAGCAATTTTTAAATGCCAACGTCAATACGCGTGAAGATGGATACGGCGGTGGCGCTGCGGCAAGAAATCGGATCGTGCTTGAAGTGGCGCAGGCGTGTGTGGCAGCGATTGGCGCAGATAAAGTCGGCATTCGGGTGTCGCCATACGGTGTATTTAATGGTACGGCAGAGTTTGCCGGTATTGTGGGGCAATACGTCGAGCTAGCGCAGGGCCTGTCCGAGATTGGCCTGGTTTATATCCATTTGGTCGATCATTCGGCCATGGGGGCGCCAGAAATGCCGTCCACGTTTAAGTCGCAATTGCGTGCAGCATTCAAGGGCTTATTTATTGCCTCTGGTGGTTTTGAAGCTGGCAGTGCTGAGGCGGCACTTGTTGCGGGTCAGGCTGATTTGGTGGCTTTTGGTCGAGCGTTCATTAGCAATCCTGATTTGCCAAAGCGGATGCAGCAAGGTTTGCCATTGACCGAGCCCGACGCCAATACCTTTTATACGCCGGGTCCAGTCGGTTACAGCGATTATCCAGTCGCGGCATAA
- a CDS encoding DUF445 domain-containing protein: MSSNPPAIRPYDLKLQRLNQHKRRATALLVLMLIIMLVSGYYRREYPSLGYVVAFAEAALVGGLADWFAVTALFRHPLNLPIPHTAIIPKNKHRIADSLGEFIETHFLSSERIMSKVREFNPAMRLGLWLQQLVNAKAASDQVARLLDFVLQSLTEPAMVLRLRELMRQQLGQIDLVKPAGEILAVIRQSGQHQVLLDVVLTHLDSELQKPALQQHIANIIAAEFDYLRWISLDEAGGRYMARKLVHAAGREVQQMREMADHPLRAHFDTALADLQQRLVHDQALQHQLKTTQEHLLAQPTLLNAIDGMWARVVAWLADDLARQDSVLRSKLANSLQHFGLRLASDVVLADWLNRHVRVAAGQLVKKYRRQIGQFIAEQLKAWDDEVMVERLEVNVGVDLQFVRLNGTLVGGLIGLTLYSLHQIVMV, encoded by the coding sequence ATGTCAAGCAATCCACCCGCAATTCGCCCTTACGATCTCAAACTACAAAGATTAAATCAGCACAAGCGCCGCGCTACGGCGTTGTTGGTGTTGATGCTGATTATTATGCTGGTGTCCGGCTACTATCGCCGCGAATATCCATCGCTCGGTTATGTGGTGGCGTTTGCCGAGGCCGCTTTGGTTGGTGGCTTGGCCGATTGGTTTGCCGTCACGGCGTTGTTTCGTCATCCACTCAATTTACCGATTCCTCACACTGCGATTATCCCCAAAAACAAACATCGCATTGCCGATAGCTTGGGCGAGTTTATTGAAACGCATTTTTTGTCGTCTGAGCGCATTATGTCCAAGGTGCGCGAATTTAATCCGGCAATGCGCTTGGGGTTGTGGCTACAGCAGTTGGTCAATGCCAAAGCGGCATCCGATCAAGTGGCACGGTTGCTGGATTTTGTTTTGCAAAGCTTGACTGAGCCCGCAATGGTACTGCGTTTGCGTGAATTGATGCGTCAGCAATTGGGTCAAATTGATTTGGTCAAACCCGCCGGCGAAATTTTGGCGGTAATTCGGCAAAGTGGTCAACACCAAGTGTTGCTTGATGTGGTGCTTACGCATTTGGATAGCGAACTACAAAAGCCGGCGTTGCAGCAGCACATTGCTAACATCATCGCTGCTGAGTTTGATTACTTGCGCTGGATTTCGCTCGATGAAGCCGGTGGTCGCTATATGGCGCGCAAATTAGTCCATGCGGCTGGACGCGAAGTACAACAAATGCGCGAAATGGCGGATCACCCACTGCGTGCGCATTTTGATACGGCACTGGCTGATTTGCAGCAGCGTTTGGTGCACGATCAAGCGCTGCAACATCAGCTAAAAACGACGCAAGAACATCTACTGGCTCAACCGACTTTACTCAATGCTATCGATGGTATGTGGGCGAGAGTGGTGGCGTGGCTGGCTGATGATTTGGCCAGGCAAGACTCCGTGTTGCGCAGCAAATTGGCCAATAGTCTGCAGCACTTTGGACTGCGTTTAGCGAGCGATGTGGTGTTGGCCGATTGGCTCAATCGCCACGTCCGAGTTGCTGCTGGGCAGTTGGTCAAAAAGTATCGCCGCCAAATCGGTCAATTTATTGCCGAGCAACTTAAAGCATGGGATGACGAAGTGATGGTCGAGCGGCTTGAGGTGAATGTCGGGGTAGATCTGCAATTTGTGCGGCTGAATGGCACTTTAGTTGGTGGTCTGATTGGACTTACTTTGTATAGCTTGCATCAAATTGTCATGGTGTAG
- the dbpA gene encoding ATP-dependent RNA helicase DbpA encodes MTKTPFSALNLPAEMLDNLESLGFEAMTPIQAASLPILLEGGDIIAKAKTGSGKTAAFGIPLLQKLNINLHRVQALVLCPTRELADQVSKDLRRLGRHLPNLKILTLCGGTPLTPQAASLAHGAHVVVGTPGRIQDHLHKNTLIVKQVSTLVLDEADRMLDMGFGGEVQDVIDFLPKWRQTMLFSATYPEGIRKLSASIQRSPTEVTVESLHDQVYIEQQLFLVKDNGEKADLLKRIFAHHQPASSVVFCNTRQDCMDLARSLQNDGFDAIELHGELEQRDRDLTLVKFANGSCPILVATDMAARGLDIKDLAAVVNYELPYDPEIYVHRIGRTGRAGKKGLAFSLVSPSQVKRQRTIEEYLELPIPEGKEADLKINGDFALPAKMATLCFDAGRKQKVRPGDVVGALTGDGGIPNEAIGKIDLFEFRTYVAVELQYAAQVLKRLGNDKGKLKGKPVKVQKVN; translated from the coding sequence ATGACTAAAACGCCGTTTTCTGCTTTAAATTTGCCTGCCGAGATGCTGGATAACTTGGAATCACTGGGCTTTGAGGCGATGACGCCGATTCAGGCTGCGAGTTTGCCAATTTTGCTTGAAGGTGGCGACATTATTGCCAAAGCCAAAACGGGCAGCGGTAAAACGGCAGCCTTTGGTATTCCTTTACTGCAAAAACTCAATATCAATTTGCACCGCGTTCAGGCTTTGGTGTTGTGCCCAACGCGCGAATTAGCTGATCAGGTCAGCAAAGACTTGCGTCGTTTGGGTCGCCATTTACCGAATTTAAAAATCCTGACTTTGTGCGGCGGTACGCCGTTGACACCACAAGCGGCCTCGCTCGCGCATGGCGCGCACGTGGTGGTTGGCACGCCGGGGCGTATTCAGGATCATTTGCATAAAAATACATTGATCGTAAAGCAAGTCAGCACCTTGGTGCTGGATGAAGCCGACCGTATGCTCGATATGGGCTTTGGCGGGGAAGTGCAAGATGTGATTGATTTCTTGCCAAAATGGCGTCAAACGATGCTGTTTTCGGCAACGTATCCAGAAGGGATTCGTAAACTTTCTGCGTCAATTCAGCGCTCGCCAACTGAAGTAACGGTTGAGTCTTTGCACGACCAAGTTTATATCGAGCAGCAGCTATTTTTAGTCAAAGACAATGGCGAAAAAGCCGATTTGCTCAAACGCATTTTTGCGCATCACCAACCCGCATCGAGCGTCGTATTTTGTAATACCCGCCAAGACTGCATGGATCTGGCGCGTAGCCTGCAAAATGACGGCTTTGATGCGATTGAATTGCATGGTGAACTTGAACAGCGCGATCGCGATTTGACCTTAGTGAAATTCGCCAACGGCAGTTGCCCGATTTTGGTTGCGACCGATATGGCTGCGCGTGGCTTGGATATTAAAGACTTGGCTGCGGTAGTGAATTACGAATTGCCGTACGATCCTGAAATCTATGTGCATCGCATCGGCCGTACGGGGCGCGCGGGTAAAAAAGGTTTGGCGTTTAGCTTAGTTTCACCGTCGCAAGTGAAGCGTCAACGTACGATTGAAGAATACCTCGAGTTGCCAATTCCTGAAGGGAAAGAGGCGGATCTTAAAATTAACGGTGATTTCGCCTTGCCTGCCAAAATGGCGACACTGTGCTTTGATGCCGGTCGCAAGCAAAAAGTGCGCCCAGGTGATGTGGTTGGTGCATTAACGGGCGATGGTGGCATTCCGAATGAAGCGATTGGCAAAATTGATTTGTTCGAGTTCAGAACTTATGTCGCGGTTGAATTGCAATACGCCGCACAAGTGTTAAAGCGTCTTGGTAATGATAAAGGCAAGCTCAAAGGCAAGCCGGTTAAAGTTCAAAAAGTAAACTAA
- the argJ gene encoding bifunctional glutamate N-acetyltransferase/amino-acid acetyltransferase ArgJ, producing MPVNLAPIDPSLLFPVAGVEIGIASAGIKKVGRRDTTIFTIAAGSRVAGVFTLNRFCAAPVRLCQEYLAANNAIRALVINTGNANAGTGLDGLARAEKICAATAEQLGVSSQQVLPFSTGVILEPLPFEKIIGALPAAKADLSPANWAQAAEAIMTTDIAPKATSKQITIAGKTITVTGISKGSGMIHPNMATMLGFVATDAAISQELLQGMLKRAADLSFNSITVDGDTSTNDSYIAIATGQAGNPEIVDANSADYLALQTAIEEVSHFLAQAIVRDGEGATKFMTIKVAGGASYDECKAVGYAIGRSPLVKTAFFASDPNLGRILAAIGYAGILDLDVDNIEVWLDDVLVAINGGRNPEYQESQGQTVMNQAEICITVKLNRGEHQATVWTCDFSYDYVKINADYRS from the coding sequence ATGCCTGTTAATCTTGCACCGATTGATCCCTCACTGTTATTTCCTGTAGCCGGAGTTGAAATCGGCATCGCTTCAGCTGGTATCAAAAAAGTAGGCCGCCGTGACACAACGATTTTCACCATTGCCGCAGGTTCACGTGTTGCAGGTGTATTTACACTCAATCGCTTTTGCGCAGCACCAGTTCGCCTATGCCAAGAGTATCTCGCCGCGAACAATGCAATTCGTGCCCTAGTGATCAATACTGGCAATGCCAATGCAGGAACGGGCTTGGATGGACTAGCTCGCGCAGAAAAAATCTGCGCCGCAACTGCTGAGCAATTGGGCGTCAGCAGCCAGCAAGTACTCCCTTTTTCTACTGGCGTGATTTTGGAGCCACTTCCATTTGAAAAAATTATCGGTGCATTACCAGCAGCCAAAGCGGATTTATCACCCGCGAACTGGGCGCAAGCAGCCGAAGCGATCATGACCACCGATATCGCCCCCAAAGCCACGAGCAAGCAAATCACCATCGCGGGTAAGACAATCACCGTGACCGGCATCTCCAAAGGTTCGGGCATGATTCACCCGAACATGGCGACGATGCTCGGCTTTGTTGCCACTGACGCGGCAATTAGCCAAGAACTACTACAAGGCATGCTCAAACGTGCCGCCGATTTATCATTCAACAGCATTACTGTTGACGGCGACACCAGCACCAACGATAGCTATATCGCGATCGCCACTGGACAAGCTGGCAACCCTGAAATTGTTGACGCAAATAGCGCAGACTATCTCGCACTGCAAACCGCTATCGAAGAAGTCTCTCACTTTCTTGCTCAGGCCATTGTGCGCGACGGCGAAGGCGCAACTAAATTCATGACGATTAAAGTCGCAGGCGGCGCAAGCTACGACGAATGCAAAGCGGTCGGATACGCGATTGGTCGCTCGCCACTGGTTAAAACAGCGTTTTTTGCCTCCGACCCCAACCTTGGCCGAATTTTGGCTGCGATTGGCTATGCTGGAATTTTGGATTTGGACGTCGACAACATCGAAGTTTGGTTAGATGACGTCCTAGTCGCCATCAACGGCGGCCGCAATCCCGAATACCAAGAAAGCCAAGGCCAAACGGTCATGAATCAAGCGGAAATTTGCATTACCGTCAAACTCAACCGTGGCGAACACCAAGCCACCGTTTGGACTTGCGACTTTTCTTATGATTACGTGAAGATCAACGCAGACTATAGAAGCTAA